The following proteins are encoded in a genomic region of Vulpes vulpes isolate BD-2025 chromosome X, VulVul3, whole genome shotgun sequence:
- the HCFC1 gene encoding host cell factor 1 isoform X5, which produces MVEYGKYSNDLYELQASRWEWKRLKAKTPKNGPPPCPRLGHSFSLVGNKCYLFGGLANDSEDPKNNIPRYLNDLYILELRPGSGVVAWDIPITYGVLPPPRESHTAVVYTEKDNKKSKLVIYGGMSGCRLGDLWTLDIETLTWNKPSLSGVAPLPRSLHSATTIGNKMYVFGGWVPLVMDDVKVATHEKEWKCTNTLACLNLDTMAWETILMDTLEDNIPRARAGHCAVAINTRLYIWSGRDGYRKAWNNQVCCKDLWYLETEKPPPPARVQLVRANTNSLEVSWGAVATADSYLLQLQKYDIPATAATATSPTPNPVPSVPANPPKSPAPAAAAPAVQPLTQVGITLLPQAATAPPTTTTIQVLPTVPGSSISVPAAARTQGVPAVLKVTGPQATTGTPLVTMRPASQAGKAPVTVTSLPAGVRMVVPTQSAQGTVIGSSPQMSGMAALAAAAAATQKIPPSSAPTVLSVPAGTTIVKTVAVTPGTTTLPATVKVASSPVMVSNPATRMLKTAAAQVGTSVSSAANTSTRPIITVHKSGTVTVAQQAQVVTTVVGGVTKTITLVKSPISVPGGSALISNLGKVMSVVQTKPVQTSAVTGQASTGPVTQIIQTKGPLPAGTILKLVTSADGKPTTIITTTQASGAGTKPTILGISSVSPSTTKPGTTTIIKTIPMSAIITQAGATGVTSSPGIKSPITIITTKVMTSGTGAPAKIITAVPKIATGHGQQGVTQVVLKGAPGQPGTILRTVPMGGVRLVTPVTVSAVKPAVTTLVVKGTTGVTTLGTVTGTVSTSLAGAGGHSTSASLATPITTLGTIATLSSQVINPTAITVSAAQTTLTAAGGLTTPTITMQPVSQPTQVTLITAPSGVEAQPVHDLPVSILASPTTEQPTATVTIADSGQGEVQPGTVTLVCSNPPCETHETGTTNTATTTVVANLGGQPQPTQVQFVCDRQEAAASLVTSTVGPQNGSVVRVCSNPPCETHETGTTHTATTATSNMAGQHSCSNPPCETHETGTTSTATTAMSSIGTNPQPDARRAYVAGSTPAVVRIGVAPGASEGAQGFVKPLCQTRQTSVTSTTMTVMATGAPCSAGPLLGPGLAVESGGRSTTFVQLAPVSSQVRPSVPGGKDTPVASLSQLVSVGRQLEAHHTHTTNTPTTVRSTMGSGEPSEARGTPMPAYESSPGPAVTVTALEALLCPSATVTQVCSNPPCETHETGTTNTATTSNAGSTQRVCSNPPCETHETGTTHTPTTATSSGGAGQPEGGQQPPAGRPCETHQTTSTGTTMSVSVGALLPDTIPSHRTLESGLEVAAPPAITPQAGASLLAPFPTQRVCSNPPCETHETGTTHTATTVTSNMSSNQDPPPAASDQGEVESTQGDSVNITSSSAVTTTVSSTLTRAVTTVTQSTPVPGPSVPKISSMTEATPGALTTEVPIPATITVTIANTETSDMPFSAVDILQPPEELQASPGPRQQLPPRQLLQPASTPLMGESAEVLSASQTPELQAAVDLSSTGDPSSGQEPTSSAVVATVVVQPPPPTQSEVDQLSLPQELMAEAQAGTTTLMVTGLTPEELAVTAAAEAAAQAAATEEAQALAIQAVLQAAQQAVMAGTGEPMDTSEAAAAVTQAELGHLSAEGQEGQATTIPIVLTQQELAALVQQQQQLQEAQAQQQHHHLPTEALAPADSLNDPTIESNCLNELAAAVPSTVALLPSTGTESLAPSNTFVAPQPVVVASPAKLQAAATLTEVANGIESLGVKPDLPPPPSKAPVKKENQWFDVGVIKGTNVMVTHYFLPPDDAVPSDDDSGTVPDYNQLKKQELQPGTAYKFRVAGINACGRGPFSEISAFKTCLPGFPGAPCAIKISKSPDGAHLTWEPPSVTSGKIIEYSVYLAIQSSQAGGEPKSSTPAQLAFMRVYCGPSPSCLVQSSSLSNAHIDYTTKPAIIFRIAARNEKGYGPATQVRWLQETSKDSSGAKPASKRPMSSPEMKSAPKKSKADGQ; this is translated from the exons ATGGTGGAGTATGGGAAATACAGCAACGACCTCTATGAGCTCCAG GCAAGCCGGTGGGAATGGAAGAGACTCAAAGCCAAGACGCCCAAAAATGGGCCCCCTCCATGTCCTCGGCTTGGGCACAGCTTCTCCCTTGTGGGCAACAAATGCTACCTGTTTGGGGGTCTGGCCAACGATAGTGAGGACCCCAAGAACAACATTCCAAG GTACCTGAATGACTTATATATCCTGGAATTGCGGCCAGGCTCCGGAGTCGTAGCCTGGGACATCCCCATCACTTACGGCGTCCTGCCTCCACCCCGGGAGTCACATACGGCTGTGGTCTATACTGAGAAAGACAATAAGAAGTCCAAGCTGGTGATCTACGGAGGGATGAGTGGCTGCAGGCTGGGGGACCTCTGGACCCTGGATATTG AGACCCTGACATGGAATAAACCCAGTCTCAGTGGGGTGGCACCTCTTCCTCGAAGTCTTCACTCAGCCACGACCATAGGAAACAA AATGTACGTGTTTGGTGGCTGGGTGCCTCTCGTCATGGATGACGTCAAAGTGGCCACACACGAGAAGGAGTGGAAGTGTACCAACACACTGGCTTGTCTCAACCTGG atACCATGGCCTGGGAGACCATCCTGATGGACACGCTGGAGGACAACATTCCCCGGGCCCGAGCTGGCCACTGTGCCGTAGCCATCAATACCCGCCTATACATTTGGAGTGGGCGCGACGGCTACCGAAAGGCCTGGAACAACCAGGTCTGCTGCAAGGATCTCTGGTACCTGGAAACAG AAAAgccaccgccccccgcccgggTACAGCTGGTGCGAGCCAACACCAACTCCCTGGAGGTGAGCTGGGGGGCAGTGGCGACAGCCGACAGTTACCTTCTGCAGCTCCAGAAATATGACATTCCTGCCACGGCTGCTACTGCCACCTCCCCCACACCCAATCCAGTCCCATCTGTGCCTGCCAACCCTCCCAAGAGCCCTGCCCCAGCAGCAGCCGCACCTGCTGTGCAGCCGCTGACCCAAGTAGGCATCacgctcctgccccaggctgCCACCGCGCccccgaccaccaccaccatccaggTCTTGCCGACAGTGCCTGGCAGCTCGATTTCCGTGCCCGCTGCAGCCAGGACTCAAG GTGTCCCTGCTGTTCTCAAAGTCACCGGTCCTCAGGCTACAACAGGAACCCCATTGGTCACCATGCGACCTGCCAGCCAGGCTGGGAAAGCCCCCGTCACCGTGACCTCCCTTCCTGCAGGCGTGCGAATGGTTGTGCCAACGCAGAGCGCCCAGGGGACG GTGATTGGCAGCAGCCCACAGATGAGTGGCATGGCTGCGCTGGCAGCCGCAGCTGCCGCCACCCAGAAGATCCCTCCTTCCTCAGCACCCACCGTGCTGAGCGTCCCGGCGGGCACCACCATCGTCAAGACCGTGGCCGTGACACCTGGCACCACGACCCTCCCGGCTACTGTAAAGGTGGCCTCCTCCCCAGTCATG GTGAGCAACCCAGCCACTCGAATGCTGAAGACTGCAGCCGCCCAGGTGGGGACATCCGTCTCCTCTGCTGCCAACACATCCACTCGCCCCATCATCACAGTCCACAAATCAGGGACTGTGACTGTGGCCCAGCAAGCCCAGGTGGTGACCACGGTGGTGGGTGGAGTCACCAAGACCATCACCCTGGTGAAGAGCCCCATCTCCGTCCCAGGAGGCAGCGCTCTG ATTTCCAACCTTGGCAAAGTGATGTCAGTGGTTCAGACCAAACCAGTTCAAACTTCAGCGGTCACAGGCCAGGCGTCTACGGGCCCGGTGACTCAGATCATCCAG ACCAAAGGGCCCCTGCCAGCCGGGACCATCCTGAAGCTAGTGACCTCAGCAGATGGCAAgcccaccaccatcatcaccaccacgcAGGCCAGTGGGGCTGGGACAAAGCCCACCATCCTGGGCATCAGCAGCGTGTCCCCGAGCACCACCAAGCCTGGCACGACCACCATCATCAAGACCATCCCCATGTCAGCCATCATCACACAGGCTGGCGCCACAG GTGTGACCAgcagtcctggcatcaagtcccccatcaccattatcaccaccaAGGTGATGACTTCTGGAACTGGAGCACCTGCCAAAATCATCACAGCTGTCCCCAAAATCGCCACTGGCCATGGGCAGCAAGGAGTGACTCAG GTGGTGCTAAAGGGGGCCCCTGGACAGCCAGGCACCATCCTCCGCACCGTGCCCATGGGGGGTGTCCGCCTGGTCACCCCTGTCACTGTCTCTGCCGTCAAGCCAGCTGTCACCACGTTGGTTGTGAAGGGCACCACAG gtGTCACAACCCTCGGTACAGTGACAGGCACCGTTTCCACCAGCCTGGCCGGAGCTGGGGGCCACAGTACCAGCGCCTCCCTGGCCACACCCATCACCACCTTGGGTACCATTGCCACCCTCTCAAGCCAAGTGATCAACCCCACTGCCATCACAGTTTCGGCCGCGCAGACCACACTGACGGCGGCCGGTGGGCTGACCACCCCCACCATCACCATGCAG CCTGTCTCTCAGCCTACACAGGTGACTCTCATCACAGCACCCAGTGGCGTTGAGGCCCAGCCCGTGCATGACCTCCCCGTGTCCATTCTGGCCTCCCCTACTACAGAGCAGCCCACGGCCACAGTCACCATTGCCGATTCAGGCCAGGGGGAGGTGCAGCCAGGCACCGTGACGCTGGTGTGCTCCAACCCGCCCTGCGAGACCCACGAGACGGGCACCACCAACACGGCCACCACCACCGTTGTGGCTAATCTCggggggcagccccagcccaccCAAGTGCAGTTCGTCTGTGACAGACAGGAGGCAGCCGCTTCTCTCGTGACCTCAACGGTCGGGCCACAGAATGGCAGCGTGGTTCGCGTCTGCTCCAACCCGCCATGCGAGACCCATGAGACGGGCACCACGCACACGGCCACCACCGCCACGTCCAACATGGCCGGCCAGCACAGCTGCTCCAACCCGCCGTGCGAGACCCACGAGACAGGCACCACCAGCACCGCCACCACCGCTATGTCCAGCATCGGCACCAACCCACAGCCAGACGCCCGGCGTGCCTACGTGGCTGGCAGCACTCCCGCTGTGGTCCGGATTGGCGTGGCCCCTGGGGCGTCGGAGGGAGCCCAGGGTTTTGTCAAGCCCTTGTGCCAAACCCGCCAGACCAGTGTGACCAGCACCACAATGACTGTGATGGCCACGGGAGCCCCATGCTCAGCTGGCCCACTCCTTGGGCCAGGTCTGGCCGTGGAGTCTGGTGGCCGCAGCACCACTTTTGTGCAGCTGGCTCCTGTGAGCAGCCAGGTCAGACCCAGCGTTCCTGGCGGCAAGGACACCCCCGTGGCCAGCCTGAGTCAGCTGGTGTCCGTGGGGCGCCAGCTGGAGGCCCATCACACCCACACAACCAACACCCCCACCACAGTCCGCTCCACCATGGGTTCCGGGGAGCCCAGCGAGGCCCGGGGGACCCCCATGCCCGCGTATGAGAGCTCACCTGGTCCTGCTGTGACTGTGACAGCCCTGGAGGCGCTGCTGTGCCCCTCGGCCACCGTCACCCAAGTCTGCTCCAACCCACCCTGCGAGACCCACGAGACGGGCACCACCAACACCGCCACTACCTCGAACGCAGGCAGCACCCAGCGGGTCTGCTCCAACCCACCCTGCGAGACCCATGAGACAGgcaccacccacacacccactACCGCCACGTCCAGCGGGGGTGCGGGCCAGCCCGAGGGTGGGCAGCAGCCCCCTGCCGGCCGCCCCTGTGAAACACACCAGACCACTTCCACCGGTACCACCATGTCAGTCAGTGTGGGTGCCCTGCTGCCCGATACCATCCCCTCCCACAGGACCCTAGAGTCAGGCTTGGAAGTAGCGGCACCGCCCGCCATCACCCCCCAGGCTGGTGCTTCGTTGCTGGCTCCTTTCCCGACACAGAGGGTCTGCTCCAACCCCCCTTGTGAGACGCACGAGACGGGCACCACACACACAGCCACCACAGTCACCTCCAATATGAGCTCAAACCAAG ATCCCCCACCAGCGGCCAGTGACCAGGGAGAGGTGGAGAGCACCCAGGGTGACAGCGTGAACATCACCAGCTCCAGTGCCGTTACAACGACCGTGTCCTCCACGCTGACGCGGGCTGTGACCACTGTGACACAGTCCACACCGGTCCCAGGTCCCTCGGTGCCG aAGATCTCATCAATGACTGAGGCTACCCCAGGGGCTCTGACCACCGAAGTCCCCATCCCGGCCACGATAACAGTGACCATAGCCAACACAGAAACTTCTGACATGCCCTTCTCTGCTGTTGACATCCTGCAGCCCCCAGAGGAACTCCAGGCCTCGCCAGGGCCTCGCCAGCAGCTGCCGCCACGGCAACTCCTGCAGCCTGCCTCCACACCCCTGATGGGGGAGTCCGCCGAGGTCCTGTCAGCTTCCCAGACCCCTGAGCTCCAAGCCGCCGTGGATCTGAGCAGTACAGGGGACCCGTCTTCGGGCCAGGAGCCCACCAGCTCAGCTGTGGTGGCCACCGTGGTAGTCCAGCCGCCCCCGCCCACACAGTCCGAAGTAGACCAGTTGTCCCTTCCTCAAGAGCTGATGGCTGAGGCCCAGGCGGGCACCACCACCCTCATGGTGACGGGGCTCACCCCTGAGGAGCTGGCGGTGACTGCCGCCGCTGAAGCGGCTGCCCAGGCCGCAGCCACAGAGGAGGCCCAGGCCCTGGCCATCCAGGCGGTGCTCCAGGCTGCACAGCAGGCCGTCATGG CAGGCACCGGGGAGCCCATGGACACGTCCGAGGCAGCAGCAGCTGTGACGCAGGCAGAGCTGGGCCACCTGTCGGCCgagggccaggagggccaggcCACCACCATTCCCATCGTACTGACACAGCAGGAACTGGCGGCCCtggtgcagcagcagcagcagctgcaggaggCGCAGGCCCAACAGCAGCACCACCACCTCCCCACTGAGGCTCTGGCACCCGCCGACAGCCTCAACGACCCGACCATCGAGAGCAACTGCCTCAATGAGCTGGCCGCGGCTGTCCCCAGCACTGTGGCCCTGCTGCCCTCCACGGGCACCGAGA GCCTGGCCCCCTCCAACACCTTTGTGGCCCCCCAGCCCGTCGTGGTAGCAAGCCCCGCAAAGCTGCAGGCTGCGGCCACCCTGACCGAGGTGGCCAATGGCATTGAGTCTCTGGGCGTG AAGCCAGACCTACCGCCCCCACCTAGCAAAGCCCCCGTGAAGAAGGAGAATCAGTGGTTTGATGTGGGCGTCATTAAGGGTACCAACGTAATGGTGACACACTATTTCCTGCCACCAGATGATGCTGTTCCTTCCGAC GATGACTCGGGCACCGTCCCCGACTACAACCAGCTaaagaagcaggagctgcagccAGGCACAGCCTATAAGTTCCGTGTTGCCGGGATCAACGCCTGTGGCCGAGGGCCCTTCAGCGAGATCTCGGCCTTTAAGACGTGTCTGCCTGGTTTCCCAGGGGCCCCCTGTGCCATTAAAATCAGCAAA AGTCCAGATGGTGCTCACCTCACCTGGGAGCCGCCGTCCGTGACCTCCGGCAAGATCATCGAGTACTCGGTGTACCTGGCCATCCAGAGCTCGCAGGCGGGTGGCGAGCCCAAGAGTTCCACCCCGGCCCAGCTGGCCTTCATGCGGGTGTACTGTgggcccagcccctcctgcctGGTGCAATCCTCCAGCCTCTCCAATGCTCACATCGACTACACCACCAAGCCCGCCATCATCTTCCGCATCGCCGCCCGCAACGAGAAGGGCTATGGCCCGGCTACTCAAGTGAGGTGGTTGCAAG AAACCAGTAAAGACAGCTCTGGCGCCAAGCCAGCCAGCAAGCGGCCCATGTCCTCTCCGGAAAT GAAATCCGCTCCAAAGAAATCTAAGGCAGATGGTCAGTGA